The genomic interval TTCGGGTCTTCGGCGCGTATGCGCTTGATCGCCTCCACGCCTTCGAGCCTGGGCATGCGCAGATCCATGAGAACCACATCCGGACGAAGCCGCCGCCACTGCTCGATCGCTTCCTCGCCGTCGCCGGCCTCGCCGACGACGGTGATGTCTTCTTCCATATTGATGATCGCCGCGAGCCCGCGACGCACCAGGGAATGGTCCTCGGCAATGAGCACGCGGATGCGCTTCGCTTCCGGTCTGCTTGCTGCGTCTGGCCTGCTTCCTGCGACTGGCGCGTGGGGATCCGCATTCATTTCGATCACCCCAGGGCACTGCGCGGTATCACGGTTTCGACGCGGGTACCCTGCGCCGGGCCGCTGCTGACGAGAAGACGTGCACCGATGCTCTCCGCCCGCTCGCGCATGCCGAGCAAACCGAATCCATCATGGTGCCCGCGCGGGTCGAAGCCGGCGCCGTCATCGGCTATGGACAACGTTACCGCATCGGCGCCGAAAACCAGTTTTACTTCGACGTGCTGTGCTTTCGCATGCTTGAGTATATTGGTCATGCCTTCCTGGGCAATCCTGAGCAGTTCGCTCTCGACCTCGCCCGACATCGCGATCTTCTCGCCCTGCAAGAAGAAATGCGCATGCAGCGTGCCGCTCGCCTCGACTCTTCGCAGGAGTGTTTCGAGCGCATTGGTCAAGTCGGCCTGTTGCAGCGCTTCGGGCCGCAGCGCGCGCACCGACAGTCGTGCTTCCGCCAGTCCGGCCTGCGCCAGTTGGCGCGCATGTTCGATGTGCTCGAGGGTGGATTCGATATTGTCCTTCTTCAGCGTTCGTGTGGCGGCTTCCAGGTTGACCACGACACCGGTAAAACCCTGAGCAAGGGTATCGTGAATGTCGCGGGCGATACGGTTGCGCTCTTCGAGAACGGCGGCCTGACGGGCTTGCTCTCCGAGTCTCGCCATCTGCACAGCGAGCGTCGCCTGGCCGGCGAGCGCCTCCGCGATATACAGCTTGCTTTCCAACTCCTTGGCGTCGCTCTTGCTGCTGCGCACGCAGATCCATCCCACCGTTTCCTTCCCGAGCATCATCGGCACGGTGAGCAGCGTATGCACGCCGAGTGAATTGATGTAGGCGCGATTCTCTTCCGGCATGCCGCCGACTTCGCCGGACAGCACGTAGGTTTCGGCACGGGCCATGGGAAAGGTCGACACCGGCCGGCCGCCGGCAGGCAGCGGATGCAACACCGCGGGATGATGGGATTCCGCGGCGGGGATGATCCGGGAATCGAGATATTCCAGATGCAGACGGATCGAGTTGGTTGTCGCATCGGGAAACCACAGTGTTCCGCCGACGCCTTGCAACTGTTGCACCGTGACCTTGAGCACGTGCCCGAGAAACTTGTCGAGGTTGGATTCCGCCGCGAGAAAATTCAGCGACTGGATCAGCATTTCGGACTGTCCGCGCGCCAGCTCGGCGACCATCCTGTGCTGCACGACCTCCTGTTCGAGGAGCCGGTTGGCTTCTTCGATCTCGCGCAAACGCTGCGCGGAGTCCGCCGTTGCTTCGCCGCGTGCAGCACCTCTTTCGGCTATCGACCGTCCCGCTTTCATGACCTTTCAGGCCTTCTTCATTTTCTGCGCAAACTTGGCCCTGAATTTGGCCACCTTGGGTGCGACGACGAACTGGCAGTAAGGCTGGTTCGGATTATTCTCGAAATATTCCTGGTGATATTTTTCCGCATTGTGGAATTGCTCCACCGGCACGACCTCCGTGACGATTTGCGAAGAAAAGGCCTTGTCCGCCGTCAGTTCGGCGATGATCTTCTCGGCTTCGGCTTTCTGTTCTGGCGAATGATAGAAGATGGACGATCGGTATTGCGTACCGACGTCGTTGCCTTGACGGTTGAGCGTGGTCGGATCGTGAATGACGAAGAAAATTTCCAGCAGGTCGCGGAAGCTCAGCACCTTCGGATCGAAAGTGACCTGAACGACCTCGGCATGTCCAGTGTCGCCATCGCACACGTCGCGATAGGTGGGCTTCGGCGTATGCCCGCCCATATAACCCGATTCGACACTCTCGACGCCTTCGAGCCGATCGTACACCGCTTCCAGGCACCAGAAGCAACCGCCCGCCAGCGTTGCAACTTCCCTGGCGGCGACTTCCTTACCCGATTGATTCTGACCTTGTCCCATTGCGACCTCCACGATGTCCGTCTCACAGTGTAGCGGCACCGCAGCAAGACGGGGAAGCGGGAGGAAATTTACCGGATCGCCACCTCTTCGGGGGTTGCGCCCGCCGCCCGGCCGTCGAGTACGGGTAATACGCGGCCGGTTGCTCTCGTGACTTGCCGGTAAGCGTCAGCGAGTCGCCTGGCCAGGACGCCCGCATCCCACTCGGCGGCATAGGCCCTGCCTTCGACGCCAAGACGCGCACGCAGCGCGGGGGCGTTCCTGCACGCCGTATTGGGCGAGTTTGTCGCGCATCGGGGAGGACGGCACGATCAACGCGTTCATGCGGTTGCATTGCTTGCGCGAGAAGTGGCGCGACAATCCGCGCAACACGCCCCTGGGTAACACCGGCACATAGTGAAACAGGTATTCCTCGAAGAAGGTGTGATAGGTCTCCACCCGCGGCACACCGAGTGCATCGGCGATTTCGATGCCGACATAGTGAGCGACGAACGGGGTCTGGATGTGGACCAGATCGTAACGTCCTTCACGCAACCGCGGCAGTAACGCGCGTACTTCGCGTACCTTCATCATGCGGTCTTCGGGATCGAGGGGAACAAACCGAGAGGCCACGCGCAGCGTGTGGCTGTCTTCGGCATATCGCGCCGGGTAGGCCGGCGCGATCAGGTCCACTTCATGGCCGAGCGCGGCGAGTTCGCGCCGGAAAGTCTGGATCGACGTCGATACGCCATTGACCCTCGGAAAGTACACGTCCGAGATCATCAGGACATTCATCGTTTCCCCCGGCTGGTTGAAATGTTGCAAGCCTATGCGGGAAATATGACAGCCGTGAGATGATCGCGCCGCTGCGCGCGCGGGCGGGAAAAACTAAAACAGAAATTGGCCCAACCACCAGAATACAGCGGCGATAAAGGCGGAACTCGGAATGGTGAGAATCCAGGCCCAGACGATACGACCGGCCACGCCCCAGCGCACCGCGGAAAGCTTCTGCGCCGAACCGACACCCACGATCGACCCCGTGATGGTATGCGTGGTGGACACCGGCACACCCAGCCCCGTGGCGAGGAACAAGGTAATTGCCCCGCTGGTCTCGGCGCAGAATCCGCCGACCGGTTTGAGCCGCGTTATCCTCTGGCCCATGGTCTTGACGATGCGCCAGCCGCCGAACAGCGTACCCATCGCGATCGCGCCGTAACAGGCAAAGGGCACCCACAGCGGCAGCGGATCTTTTGCTCCCGTCAACTGCGCGGCGATCAGCAGCATCCAGATCACGCCCATGGTCTTCTGCGCGTCATTGCCACCGTGGCCCAGACTGTAAAACGCCGCCGATATGAACTGCAGTCGGCGGAACCACCGATCGATGCGTCGCGGCGTCTGCCGCCGGCAGATCCACGACATCGCTATCGTCAATGATATTGCGAGCACGAAGCCGAGCAGCGGCGAGAGCACGATGGCAGCCGCGGTCTTCAGGAATCCACTGGCAATCAGCGTATCCACCCCGCCCTTCGCCACCGCCGCGCCGGACAATCCGCCGATCAACGCATGGGACGAACTCGAAGGAATGCCGTAGTACCAGGTGATGATGTTCCACGCGATGGCGCCGACGAGGCCGCCGAATATCACGTGATGATCGACAACGCCCGGATCGACAATGCCTTTTCCAACTGTGGCGGCAACGGCGACGCCGAAGATCGCAAACGCAACGAAGTTGAAGAACGCAGCCCATACCACCGCCCACTGGGGCCGCAGCACGCGCGTGGACACGATGGTCGCAATGGAGTTGGCAGCGTCGTGGAACCCGTTCATAAAGTCAAACGCGAGCGCCACCAGCACCAGGAACACCACGACTTGGAAGCTCATGAATCGCCTTTATTGTTTTACGCGATGGCGAAAGCGGGAAGGACGGCTAGGAGTTGTCGAGAACGATGCCCTCGATGATGTTGGCGACATCCTCGCAGCGGTCGGTAACTCCTTCGAGCAGTTCGTAGATCGCGCGCAACTTGATCACCTGGCGCACGTCGGGTTCGTCGCGGAACAGTTTGGCCATTGCCGAGCGCATCACGTGATCCGCCTCCGACTCGAGTTTGTCGATCTCTGCGCAGACAGCCAGTATCTTCGCGCCATTCTCCATGTTGGAAAGCAGCGAGACGGCCTCCTTGACATTTTCTCCGCAACCCACGCAGATGTCGGCGAGGCGCTTGGCATCCAGCGTCACCGAGCGGATGTCATAAAGGTAAATCGATTGAGCGGCGTCCTCCATCATGTCGAGGATGTCGTCCATGCGCGTGACGAGCTGATGGATATCGTCCCGGTCAATCGGCGTGATGAAGGTCTTGTGGAGCAGTTCGATGGCCGAGTGCGCAATGCGGTCGCCACGCTTTTCGATGGTCTCGATGTTGTAGCAGCGGCGTTGGACATCGTCGAAGGCCGCCATCAGGCTGGCGAGTTCGTGACTGGCTTGGAGAATCTGTTCGGCATGCTCGACGAACAGTTCGAAGAAGCGGCCTTCGGTGGGCATCAGGCGGGCAAACACGGCGGCTCCTTTTGTCGGCAACGTCGTTGGGTGCGACATTTATGTTTGGCGTGGCGGCACGCCTTTGTTATCAGGATGGTTACCCGGCAGCTATTGTAGGGCCTGCGCTAAAAAGTGTCATAAAGCTGTCATAATCGACCGTGGGAACAAGCAGATAAGCCATGATCGGGTTGTTGCAGCGGGTGACTGAGGCACGGGTAGAGGTCGGCGGAAACCTCGTCGGGGCCATTGGGCCGGGACTGCCGGTGCCGCAGTTCACTCTCGCCGCAGATACGAGAAAAGGCGCGCGGCCAAGTTTTACTCGGGCCGCGCAGCCCGGCAACGGGACTACCGCCCCAACGAACTTTCACGAACAGCCGACGTAAAGCAGAAATGACGCAGCGCAGGAAGCCCCCGTGGTGCACGTGAGACAATAACAAGCTGGGTGAGCCGGCGCCTGGAAAGCGCAGATAAAAAATGTCAATGCACTCGAATCCCCAAGGACCCATCCCGCGCGTGTTGCTGGTAGACGACGCACCGGACAATCGTCTGCTGATGTCGCTCTATCTCAGGCGCTCGGGGGTGGAGATCCTGACTGCGCGAAACGGTGAAGAAGCGCTTCAGGTCATCGCATCGATGCTGCCGGACCTGGTCGTACTCGATCTGACGATGACGGGCATGTCGTGCTACGAAGTCTGCAAGCGCATCAAGTCCAATCCCACGACATCGCTTACTCCCGTCGTATTCCTGATTTCGACCGACGAACGCGAAGAGCGCATCAAGGGTTTGCAGGTCGGCGCCGATGATTTCTTCAGCAAACCTATCCAACGAGACGAATTCCTGGTGCGGGTCAAATCGTTGGTTAACGGCCATCAGGTGCGCAAGCAGCAGGCGGCGGCACCAGCGCCAGCGGAGCCCGGCGGCGGCGACGGGGTGCCCGACGACTACGGCCACCTGAGGTCGCGCAAGCTGATGGACAAGATACTGACCACACCGGGGGTGCCGGGAAATCCCCAAGTGGGTTATCAGAACCGTTTCGACGCGGTCATTCTGTTTGCCGACCTGCGCGGCTTCACCCGTATGGCGGAGAAACTTTCACCCACGCAAGTCGTGCTGCTGCTCAACGAGTATTTCTCGTTGCTGACAAACGTCGCCTATCGATACAACGGCGTCATCTTCAACATGGCGGGAGACAGTCTGCTGGTGGGATTCGGTGTGCCTTTCGAACAGCCGGACGCGGCCGAGCGAGCGATCAATTGCGGAAATCAGATGCTTGCAGAATTTGACGCCCTCTCCGTCGAATGGCGTGCCCAGCACGGGCTGGAGACCGGACTGGGCATCGGCGTGAACAAGGGTGAAGTGGTGGCCGGCAACGTTGGCTCAGCCGCCTACTCCAATTTCACGATCATCGGCGATGCCGTGAACATTGCCTCCCGTCTCATGCAACGTGCGCGCGCCGGCGAACTGCTGCTGTCGGATCGCGTCATGGAAGGTTTGAAGCCGACACAAATCTTCATGCAAGCGCTTCCATTGCCACCCCTGACCCTGCGCGGCAGGACAGAACCGATCGGGCTGTACTGTATCCCCTACAAAGGCCGGATCGACACCAGAACGTAATCGTCCGGAATCAGACTTTCAGCGTCTTCTTCAGCTCCGGCGGATTGACGAAGTTGCTCAGAAAACTTTCCTCGGAGCCGCTGCCATATTTCAAACCCGCTTCCTTGATTGCCGAGTCCGACACTTTTTCCAGCGGCGTGTAGAACGGGTGATGATGTTTGATGCAGGGATTGTTGCGCGCCGCGTTGTAGCAGAACAGCACCGTCCAGCGCCGGTTCGGCGAGCGATTCTGGTCCGAGCGGTGCAACGTGTTGCAGTGAAAGAACAGGCCATCGCCCGGTTCCATTTCGGCATACACGGTTTCGAGCTGCTTGAGCGCTTGCTCGACACGGATCGGCTCCGCGCCGACCTGACTGCCCTGGATCACGCCGTGGTCGATACGTCCGAGCAGGTGTGACCCGCGCACCACCTGCAGGCAACCGTTTTCCTTCGTGCACTTGTCGAGCGCGACCATCACGCTCGCCATCAGGGGAAACAGGCAACCGTTGCTGTACCAGTAGCCATAGTCCTGGTGCCATTCCCATGCACCCCCTTCGAATGGATCCTTGGCGGTGAGCTTCGAGTGATAGTGATAGACCTCTCCGCCGAGAAGCGACTCCATCGTATCGACGATTCTGTGGCTGCGCGCGGCCAGGCCATAGACGCTGTCGCCAGGATGGTTCCAAAGCACCATCTTCGTCGCCAGTCCCTGCGCATCATTGCGGTTGTATAGATTGCCGCGCACCTGCGGATCGGTTTCCATCGCCTTCTGCAACAGAAGCGCTTCTTCGGGATCGAACAGACCGCGCACCATGACAAAACCGTCGCGGTCATAAGCGGCGCGCTGCTCGGGGGTGAGTACCGATTGATTCATCAATTCTCCTTAATTGGCATCGTGAGCCGGTCCGATGGGCTAACAACTGCAGAAAAGGCCTCGCGATTTTAGCCAAGGCCGCTCCGCCGCACCAGCCCACTTGCGCCATTTAGGAAAACCGATGGCTCATCCGCAGTGCAGCAACTTCGCCACCTCAGCGCCGGCACCGCGTATGGCAGAATGCGCCCGATATTAAGAACGACCGGAGGAACCCGATGAAGTGCTTCGATCCCATCACTCAAGCCCGCATCGATCTGACTGCCGCATTGCGTTCCGCGGCGCGCATGGGACTCAATGAAGGCGTCTGCAATCACTTCAGCCTGGAAATGCCGGGGGATCCCTCCAAGTTCCTGATCAATCCGCAAGGCTTCCATTGGTCGGAACTCACGCCGGCCGATCTGATGGTAGTGGACGAAAACGGCATGGTCGTCGAGGGTAAACATAAAGTCGAACCCACCGCGTTTTTTATCCACGGCCGCATCCATCTCGGCAAACGCAAGAAATGCGTCCTGCACACGCATATGCCGTTCGCGACCGCGCTGACGTTGCTCGATGGCGGCGAATTGGACGTATTTGCCAACCAGAGCACAATGCGGTACTACGGACGCATCGGTTACGACCGGGAATATGGCGGCGTGGCGCTTGCCAACGAGGAAGGCGATCGCATCGGCAACGCGCTGGGAGACAACAGCGTGGTGTTCATGCAACACCATGGCGTGATCGTGTGCGGCGATAACATGGCCTACGCATTCGACGACCTCTACTACCTGGAGCGTTGCTGCATGGTGCAGGTGCTCGCCAAGAGCACCGGTGGCAAGCTCAAACGCGTCCCCGAGAAAATGGTCGCCGAGGTCGCCAGACAGATCGAGAGCGAGCGCCAGCAGTCCGTTCTTCACTTCGAGGCACTGAAACGCCTGCTCGATCGCAACGAGCCGGGCTGGTCGCGACTGACCTGATCACGCGGCAGCTCCGACTCATCGTCGCACGGTCGCACGCGTCATGCGCCGCCGGCATCTGACCAATCTCAGGAGGAAACGTGTCACTCGGCTCGGATCTGCGCATTGCCGTGCTGCCAGGAGACGGCATCGGCATCGAAGTCGTGGAAGCCTGCCTCGATGTTCTCGAAACATTGGCGAAAAAGATCGGCATCACCGGCTTCGTCTGGAGCAAGCTTCCGGGCGGCGCAATCGCATATCGCGATACCGGAACTGCGCTGTCCGACGAAGCAATGAAACAACTTGGGGTTGCCGATGCAATCCTCTTCGGTGCCATGGGCATGCCCGACATCCGGTATCCCGACGGAACCGAAATTGCACCGCAACGCGGAACCAGATCGGCGAAAGCCCGATATGGAGCAGTTCGGAAAATTCGCTGTACTGGGTAGATGTCGAGGGCAAGCTGATCCAGCGCTGGGATGCTTTCGATCATTCAGTGCAGCATTGGGACATCGGTGAGGCCATCGGCTGCATCGGCCTGCGTGAACGCGGCGGGCTGGTTGGCGCAAGCCGGACGGGATTCTTTTTTCTGGATGTCGCCACGGGAAAACCCACGCCGATCTCCGATCCGGAGTCGGGAATTCCGGACAATCGTTTCAACGACGGCAAGGTGGATCGCCGCGGACGATTCTGGGCGGGCACGCGGAATTTCCGGGATACCGAACAAGCATCGGGTGCACTCTATCGTCTCGACCCCGATCTATCGATTCGCCGCCTGGAAGAAGGTCTGCACTGCCCGAACGGCATGGCATGGAGCCCCGATGATCGCCTGATGTATTTGTGCGACACATGGGCCCGCAGAATATTCGTTTATGACTTCGACGCGAATGATGGCATTCCTCGCAATCGAAGGTTGTTCGCGGAACTACGGGAGAACGAAGGATTTCCGGATGGTCTGACCGTGGATGCGGACGGCTGCATATGGAATGCGCACTACGACGGCTGGCGCATCTCGCGCTACACCCCGGGTGGAAATGTCGACAGAATCGTACGCATGCCGGTTCAACACGTCACCAGCCTGACATTCGGCGGATCCGATTTTCGGACGCTCTACATTACCTCCGGCTGCCTGCGTCTCAATGACGAGGCACGAAAAGTCCAGTCGACGGCGGGACACGTGTTTGCGCTGGATGCGCAGACACAAGGCTTGCCGGAACCCATGTTTGCCGGCTGATCGCCATCCGGGTTTCTTGTTTGACTGCGTCGGCATGGCCAGCACGGTAGACACTGTGGTCGGGCGCGGACCAGCCCACTCTAGCCACATGTTGCACCCGCAACGGAAAACGTGGTAACACATCGACATATTGGGAACGTCCGGGGACTTGCATGAGGATACTGGTTGCCTCGCCTAACGACTCCGCTACCGATGCTCTGCGGAGCATACTCACCGGACTCGACTCCCGCTGCGAAGTCGAGGCCATTGACGATATTCCCTCGCTGCTTTCTTCGCCGCCGGCACGGCGTTCGACTTCGCCGGATCTGGTACTGGTGGACATGGACGGCGCATCAACCGATAACAACGGCATGGTCCGCGGACTTCTGCAGCGCTATCCCGAAACGCGCCTGGTTGCGCTGGGTTCACGCCTTGACGATGCTTATGTCGAAGAAATTCTCGATGCCGGCGCGCTCGGCTATCTTCCGAAATCGCATTCCGAGACGGTTACCCGCGGCGTTCTCAGGCTTGTCCTGAGCGGCGGAGCCTATCGCCCCTACGTATCCCCGAGAGGGCCACCTGCGGCGAACGCGTCAGCGCAACCCGATGAGGCGCAGCCGCCGGAGACCCGGGAATCGCTGCACGAGTTCGGTCTGACCGACCGACAAATCGAAGTCCTTTCGCTGGCGGCCCAAGGCAAGTCGAATCCGGCGATCGCCAGGCACCTCGGCATTGTGGAAGGCACCGTGAAGCTGCATATGAGCGCCATCTTCAAAGCGCTCGACGTGCAGAATCGCAGCGAGGCCGTGCTGCTGGCCTCCAGATTGCAGAGCGTCAATTTCCGGCAAATAAAGGAAGCGGAGGGCGGCACCCTGGATCTCGACTGGCTGCTGCCGCATATGTCCCACCGCCGCGTGCCGCGCAATACCATCCTGTTCAGAAAAGGCGACCCCGGCGCGGAACTCTGTTACCTCCAGCGCGGCACGATCCGGCTCGAGGAAATCGAAATCGACGTCAACAGCGGCGCGGTCTTCGGAGAGATCGGTATTTTTTCTCCATCGCATGAGCGCACCTGCACTGCCGTGTGCGCCACCGACGTCGATCTGTTCACGCTGACCTCGGACCAGGTGAAGCGCCTGTATCTCCTGAACCCACAGTTCGCGCTTTATGTGGTGCATCTCATCGCCAAACGACTGATGGCCGACCAGTCGCGGGTCATCTGAGCATGGCCCGGATGGCAGCATGGTTCGCCCAGGGCTTCAGGACCGGCAGCCGCCGTCGTTTCCCGACTTTCATCGCGCTTGCGATCGCAGTTGGAACAATCGGCGCCATTCTTGTCCTCGTCCCGCAGATCCGGTCACTCGAACAAAACCTCGGACTGGGCTGGCTGTTCAAGCTTCGCGGTCCTGTTGCAGCGCCCGAGGAAGTCGTTGTGGTGACGATCAGCCGCG from Betaproteobacteria bacterium carries:
- a CDS encoding SMP-30/gluconolactonase/LRE family protein, translating into MGESPIWSSSENSLYWVDVEGKLIQRWDAFDHSVQHWDIGEAIGCIGLRERGGLVGASRTGFFFLDVATGKPTPISDPESGIPDNRFNDGKVDRRGRFWAGTRNFRDTEQASGALYRLDPDLSIRRLEEGLHCPNGMAWSPDDRLMYLCDTWARRIFVYDFDANDGIPRNRRLFAELRENEGFPDGLTVDADGCIWNAHYDGWRISRYTPGGNVDRIVRMPVQHVTSLTFGGSDFRTLYITSGCLRLNDEARKVQSTAGHVFALDAQTQGLPEPMFAG
- a CDS encoding glycosyltransferase gives rise to the protein MNVLMISDVYFPRVNGVSTSIQTFRRELAALGHEVDLIAPAYPARYAEDSHTLRVASRFVPLDPEDRMMKVREVRALLPRLREGRYDLVHIQTPFVAHYVGIEIADALGVPRVETYHTFFEEYLFHYVPVLPRGVLRGLSRHFSRKQCNRMNALIVPSSPMRDKLAQYGVQERPRAACASWRRRQGLCRRVGCGRPGQATR
- a CDS encoding GAF domain-containing sensor histidine kinase; protein product: MKAGRSIAERGAARGEATADSAQRLREIEEANRLLEQEVVQHRMVAELARGQSEMLIQSLNFLAAESNLDKFLGHVLKVTVQQLQGVGGTLWFPDATTNSIRLHLEYLDSRIIPAAESHHPAVLHPLPAGGRPVSTFPMARAETYVLSGEVGGMPEENRAYINSLGVHTLLTVPMMLGKETVGWICVRSSKSDAKELESKLYIAEALAGQATLAVQMARLGEQARQAAVLEERNRIARDIHDTLAQGFTGVVVNLEAATRTLKKDNIESTLEHIEHARQLAQAGLAEARLSVRALRPEALQQADLTNALETLLRRVEASGTLHAHFFLQGEKIAMSGEVESELLRIAQEGMTNILKHAKAQHVEVKLVFGADAVTLSIADDGAGFDPRGHHDGFGLLGMRERAESIGARLLVSSGPAQGTRVETVIPRSALG
- a CDS encoding phytanoyl-CoA dioxygenase family protein yields the protein MNQSVLTPEQRAAYDRDGFVMVRGLFDPEEALLLQKAMETDPQVRGNLYNRNDAQGLATKMVLWNHPGDSVYGLAARSHRIVDTMESLLGGEVYHYHSKLTAKDPFEGGAWEWHQDYGYWYSNGCLFPLMASVMVALDKCTKENGCLQVVRGSHLLGRIDHGVIQGSQVGAEPIRVEQALKQLETVYAEMEPGDGLFFHCNTLHRSDQNRSPNRRWTVLFCYNAARNNPCIKHHHPFYTPLEKVSDSAIKEAGLKYGSGSEESFLSNFVNPPELKKTLKV
- a CDS encoding inorganic phosphate transporter, with product MSFQVVVFLVLVALAFDFMNGFHDAANSIATIVSTRVLRPQWAVVWAAFFNFVAFAIFGVAVAATVGKGIVDPGVVDHHVIFGGLVGAIAWNIITWYYGIPSSSSHALIGGLSGAAVAKGGVDTLIASGFLKTAAAIVLSPLLGFVLAISLTIAMSWICRRQTPRRIDRWFRRLQFISAAFYSLGHGGNDAQKTMGVIWMLLIAAQLTGAKDPLPLWVPFACYGAIAMGTLFGGWRIVKTMGQRITRLKPVGGFCAETSGAITLFLATGLGVPVSTTHTITGSIVGVGSAQKLSAVRWGVAGRIVWAWILTIPSSAFIAAVFWWLGQFLF
- a CDS encoding D-aminoacyl-tRNA deacylase, whose amino-acid sequence is MIGLLQRVTEARVEVGGNLVGAIGPGLPVPQFTLAADTRKGARPSFTRAAQPGNGTTAPTNFHEQPT
- the msrA gene encoding peptide-methionine (S)-S-oxide reductase MsrA, which gives rise to MGQGQNQSGKEVAAREVATLAGGCFWCLEAVYDRLEGVESVESGYMGGHTPKPTYRDVCDGDTGHAEVVQVTFDPKVLSFRDLLEIFFVIHDPTTLNRQGNDVGTQYRSSIFYHSPEQKAEAEKIIAELTADKAFSSQIVTEVVPVEQFHNAEKYHQEYFENNPNQPYCQFVVAPKVAKFRAKFAQKMKKA
- a CDS encoding response regulator translates to MSMHSNPQGPIPRVLLVDDAPDNRLLMSLYLRRSGVEILTARNGEEALQVIASMLPDLVVLDLTMTGMSCYEVCKRIKSNPTTSLTPVVFLISTDEREERIKGLQVGADDFFSKPIQRDEFLVRVKSLVNGHQVRKQQAAAPAPAEPGGGDGVPDDYGHLRSRKLMDKILTTPGVPGNPQVGYQNRFDAVILFADLRGFTRMAEKLSPTQVVLLLNEYFSLLTNVAYRYNGVIFNMAGDSLLVGFGVPFEQPDAAERAINCGNQMLAEFDALSVEWRAQHGLETGLGIGVNKGEVVAGNVGSAAYSNFTIIGDAVNIASRLMQRARAGELLLSDRVMEGLKPTQIFMQALPLPPLTLRGRTEPIGLYCIPYKGRIDTRT
- a CDS encoding aldolase, translated to MKCFDPITQARIDLTAALRSAARMGLNEGVCNHFSLEMPGDPSKFLINPQGFHWSELTPADLMVVDENGMVVEGKHKVEPTAFFIHGRIHLGKRKKCVLHTHMPFATALTLLDGGELDVFANQSTMRYYGRIGYDREYGGVALANEEGDRIGNALGDNSVVFMQHHGVIVCGDNMAYAFDDLYYLERCCMVQVLAKSTGGKLKRVPEKMVAEVARQIESERQQSVLHFEALKRLLDRNEPGWSRLT
- a CDS encoding cyclic nucleotide-binding domain-containing protein; the protein is MRILVASPNDSATDALRSILTGLDSRCEVEAIDDIPSLLSSPPARRSTSPDLVLVDMDGASTDNNGMVRGLLQRYPETRLVALGSRLDDAYVEEILDAGALGYLPKSHSETVTRGVLRLVLSGGAYRPYVSPRGPPAANASAQPDEAQPPETRESLHEFGLTDRQIEVLSLAAQGKSNPAIARHLGIVEGTVKLHMSAIFKALDVQNRSEAVLLASRLQSVNFRQIKEAEGGTLDLDWLLPHMSHRRVPRNTILFRKGDPGAELCYLQRGTIRLEEIEIDVNSGAVFGEIGIFSPSHERTCTAVCATDVDLFTLTSDQVKRLYLLNPQFALYVVHLIAKRLMADQSRVI
- a CDS encoding DUF47 domain-containing protein, with translation MFARLMPTEGRFFELFVEHAEQILQASHELASLMAAFDDVQRRCYNIETIEKRGDRIAHSAIELLHKTFITPIDRDDIHQLVTRMDDILDMMEDAAQSIYLYDIRSVTLDAKRLADICVGCGENVKEAVSLLSNMENGAKILAVCAEIDKLESEADHVMRSAMAKLFRDEPDVRQVIKLRAIYELLEGVTDRCEDVANIIEGIVLDNS